A single Thermaerobacter sp. FW80 DNA region contains:
- a CDS encoding cytochrome c biogenesis CcdA family protein: protein MTGAESPLAAQVTVGIALLAGMAYFFSPCVWPLYPAYLAWLGGTGPAPAGLDVPGAPPPADEPGPRGPRPGAGRGPRAGGGHRRWAWSRRLAGAAGFVVGLGLVFMALGASLSALGALLVAYRTTLERVAGVLIATFGLQMLGILRWRWLQREWRVGWAAPRGAGGFLPGVLMGAAFGMGWTPCVGPVLGSILLLASSTATVWQGVLLLAAFTVGFAVPFLSLAVLLDRLEPGWLRRGGAALPWIERASGAALVVLGVLVFTGQLARLSSWLWYTVAPWGG from the coding sequence ATGACGGGCGCCGAATCGCCGTTGGCGGCTCAGGTCACGGTGGGCATCGCCCTGCTGGCGGGGATGGCCTACTTCTTCTCCCCGTGCGTCTGGCCGCTCTACCCGGCCTACCTGGCCTGGCTGGGCGGCACGGGTCCGGCCCCCGCCGGCCTCGACGTCCCCGGCGCCCCCCCACCGGCGGACGAACCCGGCCCGCGGGGTCCCCGGCCCGGGGCGGGCCGGGGACCCCGCGCCGGCGGCGGCCACCGGCGGTGGGCCTGGTCCCGGCGCCTCGCCGGCGCGGCGGGCTTCGTCGTCGGCCTCGGCCTCGTCTTCATGGCCCTGGGGGCCAGCCTCTCGGCCTTGGGCGCGCTGCTGGTGGCCTACCGTACCACGCTGGAGCGGGTCGCTGGCGTCCTCATCGCCACCTTCGGGCTGCAGATGCTGGGGATCCTGCGCTGGAGGTGGCTGCAGCGGGAGTGGCGCGTCGGCTGGGCAGCGCCCCGCGGCGCGGGAGGGTTCCTGCCGGGCGTGCTGATGGGCGCCGCCTTCGGCATGGGCTGGACGCCCTGCGTCGGCCCCGTGCTGGGGTCGATCCTGCTGCTGGCGAGCTCCACCGCCACCGTCTGGCAGGGCGTGCTGCTGCTGGCCGCCTTCACCGTCGGGTTCGCGGTGCCCTTCCTCTCCCTGGCCGTGCTGCTCGATCGCCTGGAGCCCGGCTGGCTGCGCCGGGGCGGTGCCGCCCTGCCGTGGATCGAACGGGCCAGCGGCGCCGCCCTGGTGGTGCTGGGGGTGCTGGTGTTCACCGGGCAGCTGGCCCGTCTCTCCTCGTGGCTCTGGTACACCGTGGCTCCCTGGGGCGGATGA
- a CDS encoding alpha/beta-type small acid-soluble spore protein: MARGQQGNRHLVPGAARALDQFKYEVARELGIQIPPDGYWGDMPTRLTGAVGGHMVRRMIALAEQQLAQRGGTLPPADVTRGAPAPAYGTANWPAGRADAFQPAPRV, from the coding sequence TTGGCTCGTGGGCAGCAGGGCAACCGGCATCTGGTCCCGGGGGCTGCGCGGGCCCTGGACCAGTTCAAGTACGAGGTGGCGCGGGAGCTGGGCATCCAGATTCCTCCCGACGGGTACTGGGGTGACATGCCCACCCGGCTGACGGGTGCCGTGGGCGGCCACATGGTCCGGCGCATGATCGCCCTGGCCGAGCAGCAGCTGGCGCAGCGGGGCGGGACCCTGCCCCCCGCGGACGTGACCCGCGGTGCGCCGGCCCCCGCCTACGGGACGGCCAACTGGCCGGCCGGCCGGGCCGACGCCTTCCAGCCGGCGCCCCGGGTCTGA
- a CDS encoding PIN domain-containing protein has protein sequence MPSRPGAVWLDSNIFIHAQLRDAHSEACRKVLAALEAGTIEGWVDATVLHEVAYVLTRRFGWSRHETAEYLLLILSAPGVRTVHPQEALEQAVTFWMRSDKAFVDCLLAALAEDQGGAVCTVDADDILALGAKAATPDEIV, from the coding sequence ATGCCTAGCCGACCAGGAGCGGTCTGGCTCGACAGCAACATCTTCATCCACGCCCAGCTGCGGGATGCCCACAGCGAGGCCTGCCGGAAGGTGCTCGCCGCGCTCGAAGCGGGCACGATCGAAGGTTGGGTCGATGCGACGGTGCTCCACGAGGTCGCCTACGTGCTGACCCGGCGCTTTGGATGGTCCCGCCACGAAACGGCCGAGTACCTACTGCTCATCCTCAGCGCCCCGGGAGTGCGTACCGTGCACCCTCAGGAGGCCCTCGAGCAGGCCGTCACCTTCTGGATGCGCTCCGACAAGGCCTTCGTCGACTGCCTGCTGGCGGCCCTGGCGGAGGATCAGGGCGGGGCCGTCTGCACCGTGGACGCGGACGACATCCTCGCATTGGGCGCCAAGGCCGCCACACCGGACGAAATCGTCTGA
- a CDS encoding AbrB/MazE/SpoVT family DNA-binding domain-containing protein — protein sequence MAVVRVQGRGQLTLPAAFRKAVGIKPGDVLLLEERGPGHFEVRVLSRRSLLDFPRVDAAGFDMRSAREEMERALAAEAIETPQNRSNGARREVAVTRDA from the coding sequence GTGGCGGTCGTACGGGTGCAGGGCCGAGGCCAGCTGACGCTCCCCGCAGCCTTCCGCAAGGCGGTGGGCATCAAGCCTGGGGATGTCCTGCTTCTGGAAGAGCGGGGCCCGGGACACTTTGAGGTGCGCGTGCTCTCGCGACGGTCCCTGCTGGACTTCCCGCGGGTCGACGCCGCGGGGTTCGACATGCGCTCGGCCCGGGAGGAGATGGAGCGCGCGCTGGCCGCCGAGGCCATCGAGACCCCGCAAAACCGCAGCAATGGCGCCCGTCGCGAGGTGGCCGTAACACGCGATGCCTAG
- the rocF gene encoding arginase, translating to MEPLEVGILGVPMDLGSSRRGTDMGPSAIRYARLTDALRQVGHRVRDLGNLEVPVAESLDAGNPRLKHIEAIEPVWRLLADRVARLAGEGRVPLVLGGDHSLAVGTIGGLLAAGWDDLGVLWFDAHADFNDPATTPSGNVHGMPVACIVGHGTPELLAHTRWLPRYLPARRLVMIGLRDVDPGEREKLRRSGIVTYTMQQIDELGIAEVTRRALQHLDGEGVRRLYVSFDVDVVDPDVAPGVGTPVVGGLTYRESHLAMEIVAESGLLAGMEVVEVNPIRDVLNRTAEVAVALIASAFGKRIL from the coding sequence ATGGAGCCCTTGGAAGTGGGCATCCTCGGCGTCCCCATGGACCTCGGGAGCAGCCGCCGGGGAACCGACATGGGGCCCAGCGCCATCCGCTACGCGCGGCTGACCGACGCGCTGCGCCAGGTGGGGCATCGGGTGCGCGATCTGGGCAACCTGGAGGTCCCGGTGGCCGAGAGCCTGGATGCGGGCAACCCGCGCCTCAAGCACATCGAGGCCATCGAGCCGGTGTGGCGGCTCCTGGCCGACCGGGTGGCGCGCCTGGCGGGGGAGGGGCGGGTGCCGCTGGTGCTGGGCGGCGACCACAGCCTGGCCGTGGGGACCATCGGCGGGCTGCTGGCCGCCGGCTGGGACGACCTGGGGGTGCTCTGGTTCGACGCCCACGCCGACTTCAACGACCCGGCCACCACCCCGTCGGGGAACGTCCACGGGATGCCGGTTGCGTGCATCGTCGGCCATGGGACGCCCGAGCTGCTGGCCCACACCCGCTGGCTGCCGCGGTACCTGCCCGCCCGGCGCCTAGTGATGATCGGCCTGCGGGACGTCGACCCGGGCGAACGGGAGAAGCTGCGCCGGAGCGGCATCGTCACCTACACCATGCAGCAGATCGACGAGCTGGGGATCGCGGAGGTCACCCGCCGCGCCCTCCAGCACCTGGACGGCGAAGGGGTGCGGCGGCTGTACGTCAGCTTCGACGTGGACGTGGTCGACCCCGACGTGGCGCCGGGGGTGGGCACGCCGGTGGTCGGCGGGCTGACCTACCGCGAGTCCCACCTGGCCATGGAGATCGTGGCGGAGAGCGGCCTGCTGGCCGGCATGGAGGTCGTCGAGGTCAACCCGATCCGCGACGTGCTGAACCGCACCGCCGAGGTGGCGGTGGCCCTGATCGCCTCAGCCTTCGGCAAGCGCATCCTCTGA
- a CDS encoding SelT/SelW/SelH family (seleno)protein produces the protein MDERIPVRIEYCTSUGYLPRAARVAEEILAAYPDRVASVTLVPSSGGRFIVTAGDREVFNKAETGRFPEEGEIRRRMAEMW, from the coding sequence GTGGACGAACGCATCCCGGTGCGCATCGAGTACTGCACGTCGTGAGGGTACCTGCCGCGAGCCGCCCGTGTGGCGGAAGAGATCCTCGCCGCGTACCCGGATCGCGTGGCCTCGGTGACGCTGGTCCCCTCGTCGGGCGGCCGGTTCATCGTCACCGCCGGGGATCGGGAGGTCTTCAACAAGGCGGAGACGGGCCGGTTCCCCGAGGAGGGCGAGATCAGGCGGCGGATGGCGGAGATGTGGTAG
- the mutY gene encoding A/G-specific adenine glycosylase produces MNDAPMRGPDLEAVRSRLIHWYDRHRRDLPWRRTRDPYAVLVSEVMLQQTRVETVLPYYVRFLQRFPSASHLAAASEDEVLRLWQGLGYYRRARQLHQAARVLVERYGGQVPPDPEAVRALPGVGDYTAGAVLSIAFDLPVPAVDGNAQRVLARVFGVDEPADQAAGRRRLHDLARRLVDGPRPGALNQAVMELGATVCRPRRPGCGDCPLAELCVAARTGDPEAWPVRRRSGRWVEEDVAIAWCRVNGRVAVVRRPQEGLLAGLWALPYTRRRDGEGWLEARDRLAAALEAAVGRPLRWRRETLQGRWDFSHRRWHWRLFLADDAGERPDGPAGGPAGGRGRPQGGCGASRPAGRPAAGDPSTAHEPAPPRVPTGSDGAAVAEGLAPWGSAGEGGEPSPSPAPARPLRACAAATAEWAAETITWVRLADLERLAMASLDRRVLAAVAGRGEGGPRGAGAGAAERPD; encoded by the coding sequence ATGAACGACGCTCCAATGCGGGGACCGGACCTGGAGGCGGTCCGCTCCCGGCTGATCCATTGGTATGACCGTCACCGCCGAGATCTTCCCTGGCGGCGCACCCGGGATCCCTACGCCGTGCTGGTGTCGGAGGTCATGCTCCAGCAGACCCGGGTGGAGACGGTCCTGCCATACTACGTTCGCTTTCTCCAGCGATTCCCGTCGGCCTCCCATCTGGCGGCGGCCTCCGAGGACGAGGTGCTCCGCCTCTGGCAGGGGCTGGGCTACTACCGCAGGGCCCGCCAGCTGCACCAGGCGGCCCGCGTCCTGGTGGAGCGTTACGGCGGGCAGGTTCCTCCGGATCCCGAAGCCGTCCGAGCGCTGCCCGGGGTCGGCGACTACACCGCCGGCGCGGTCCTGAGCATCGCCTTCGACCTGCCCGTGCCCGCCGTCGACGGCAACGCCCAGCGGGTCCTCGCCCGGGTGTTCGGGGTGGACGAACCGGCCGACCAGGCGGCCGGGCGGCGGCGGTTGCACGACCTGGCGCGGCGCCTGGTGGACGGGCCGCGGCCCGGGGCGCTAAACCAGGCGGTGATGGAGCTGGGCGCCACGGTGTGCCGCCCCCGGCGGCCCGGCTGCGGCGACTGCCCGCTGGCGGAGCTGTGCGTCGCCGCGCGCACCGGCGACCCCGAGGCCTGGCCGGTGCGGCGGCGCTCCGGCCGCTGGGTGGAGGAGGACGTGGCCATCGCCTGGTGCCGGGTGAACGGGCGGGTGGCGGTGGTGCGGCGGCCGCAGGAGGGGTTGCTCGCCGGGCTGTGGGCGCTCCCGTACACGCGCCGGCGCGACGGGGAGGGGTGGCTCGAGGCCCGGGACCGGCTGGCGGCGGCCCTGGAGGCGGCCGTGGGACGACCGCTGCGTTGGCGGCGCGAGACCCTCCAGGGACGGTGGGACTTCAGCCATCGACGGTGGCACTGGCGCCTGTTCCTGGCGGACGACGCCGGGGAACGCCCCGATGGGCCAGCCGGCGGACCGGCGGGTGGGCGGGGCCGGCCCCAGGGTGGGTGCGGGGCGTCGCGGCCGGCTGGCCGGCCGGCGGCGGGGGACCCCTCCACCGCGCACGAACCGGCTCCGCCCCGGGTGCCGACGGGGTCCGACGGGGCGGCGGTGGCCGAGGGCCTCGCCCCGTGGGGTTCCGCGGGCGAAGGGGGGGAGCCGTCGCCGTCGCCGGCGCCGGCGCGGCCGTTGCGGGCGTGCGCCGCGGCGACCGCGGAGTGGGCGGCGGAGACCATCACCTGGGTTCGGCTCGCGGACCTGGAGCGGCTGGCCATGGCCTCCCTCGACCGCCGGGTCCTGGCGGCGGTGGCAGGGCGGGGCGAGGGGGGGCCGCGGGGCGCCGGCGCCGGGGCCGCGGAGCGCCCGGACTGA
- the lepB gene encoding signal peptidase I yields MELLQTLVLSLLLALAIRAFVAESFVVQGHSMEPTLHHGERVLVVKLGIRWREPQPGEIVVFRPPQQPGGEYIKRVIAGPGSVVALDDGRVIRDGVVLEEPYVVYDDRSDLPPLEVPPGTVFVLGDNRPSSYDSRSFGPVPVDRLDGRAVLVFWPLGRIRWLR; encoded by the coding sequence ATGGAACTGCTGCAAACCCTGGTCCTCTCCCTGCTGCTGGCCCTGGCGATCCGCGCCTTCGTGGCCGAGTCCTTCGTCGTGCAGGGGCACTCCATGGAGCCCACCCTCCACCACGGCGAGCGCGTGCTGGTGGTGAAGCTGGGCATCCGCTGGCGGGAACCCCAGCCGGGGGAGATCGTGGTCTTCCGCCCGCCCCAGCAGCCGGGCGGCGAGTACATCAAGCGGGTGATCGCCGGCCCCGGCTCCGTCGTCGCCCTGGACGACGGCCGCGTGATCCGCGACGGCGTGGTCCTGGAGGAGCCCTACGTGGTGTACGACGACCGGTCGGACCTGCCGCCCCTGGAGGTGCCGCCGGGGACCGTGTTCGTGCTCGGGGACAACCGCCCCAGCAGCTACGACAGCCGTTCCTTCGGCCCCGTGCCGGTGGACCGGCTGGACGGCCGGGCGGTGCTGGTCTTCTGGCCGCTGGGGCGCATCCGCTGGTTGCGTTGA